In the genome of Nocardioides marmoribigeumensis, one region contains:
- the metH gene encoding methionine synthase, producing the protein MAERVLVIDGAMGTLIQRHHLDEAGYRGERFADWDRDVQGNNELLSLSQPQIIEEIHRAYLEAGADIVATNTFNAQRISQADYGMEELSRELNLASARLARQACDAVTAEDTSRPRYVAGAIGPTNRTASISPDVNDPGARNVSFTDLVEAYLEQARGLVEGGADLLLVETIFDTLNAKAAIFALETLFEEHGRRWPVVVSGTITDASGRTLSGQVTEAFWNSVRHVRPLAVGLNCALGAADLRPYVAELSRVADCFVSAYPNAGLPNEFGEYDESPDQMAEVLGEFASSGLVNILGGCCGTTPEHIAAIESAARAGTTRTLPVVPPATRTSGLEPFNITGDSLFVNVGERTNITGSARFRNLIKAEDYGTALQVARQQVESGAQVIDVNMDEGMIDGVAAMDRFTKLIATEPDISKVPLMIDSSKWEVIEAGLRTTQGKCIVNSISLKEGEEKFLEHARLCRKYGAAAVVMAFDEDGQADSLQRRVEVCERAYRLLVDKVGFDPRDIVFDPNVFAVATGIEEHANYGVDFIEAVRWIKQNLPGALTSGGISNVSFSFRGNNAVREAIHAVFLFHAIEAGLDMGIVNAGALVVYDEIDPELRDRIEDVILNRRPDAAERLLEIAESYRSDGAEAEQATEAWRDLPVDERITHALVKGIDDHVEADTEELRALISERGGKPLEVIEGPLMDGMNVVGDLFGAGKMFLPQVVKSARVMKKAVAYLIPFIEAEKDPDAPVKAKGKIVTATVKGDVHDIGKNIVGVVLQCNNYDVVDLGVMVPAQKILEAAREEKADIIGLSGLITPSLDEMVNVATEMKRQGFEIPLLIGGATTSRAHTAVKIDQSYDGPVVWVKDASRSVPVVSQLLSDERRDALLADVKEDFDSIRERHASRQKRRPLTPIDKARANKAQLDWTTYLPPQPKSRELLVLDQDLAELRTYIDWQPFFNAWEIRGRFPDLLNAPTSGEAARRLYDDGLAMLDRLETSGILRANGVVGLFPAASTGDDVEVYADDERQEVRAVLHHLRQQGEQRHGLPHRCLADFVAPKGSGLHDHVGGFAVTAGIGSSEEVARLRTELDDYNAILLESLADRLAEAFAERLHERVRTEVWGYAPDEHLDNRQLIKEEYAGIRPAPGYPACPDHTEKATLWELLDVEERVGIRLTESMAMWPGASVSGWYLSHPDSQYFVVGRLGPDQVADYARRKGWTLKEAERWLAPNLGYEPED; encoded by the coding sequence ATGGCCGAGCGCGTCCTGGTCATCGACGGAGCGATGGGCACGCTGATCCAGCGGCACCACCTCGACGAGGCGGGCTACCGCGGCGAGCGGTTCGCCGACTGGGACCGGGACGTCCAGGGCAACAACGAGCTGCTCTCGCTCAGCCAGCCGCAGATCATCGAGGAGATCCACCGCGCCTACCTCGAGGCGGGCGCGGACATCGTCGCCACCAACACCTTCAACGCCCAGCGCATCTCCCAGGCCGACTACGGCATGGAGGAGCTGTCCCGCGAGCTCAACCTGGCCTCGGCCCGGCTGGCCCGGCAGGCCTGCGACGCGGTGACCGCGGAGGACACCTCCCGGCCCCGCTACGTCGCCGGTGCCATCGGCCCGACCAACCGGACCGCGTCGATCTCGCCCGACGTCAACGACCCGGGGGCGCGCAACGTCTCCTTCACCGACCTGGTCGAGGCCTACCTCGAGCAGGCCCGCGGGCTCGTCGAGGGCGGCGCCGACCTGCTCCTGGTCGAGACGATCTTCGACACCCTCAACGCCAAGGCCGCGATCTTCGCCCTGGAGACGCTGTTCGAGGAGCACGGCCGCCGCTGGCCGGTCGTCGTGTCCGGCACCATCACCGACGCCTCCGGCCGCACGCTGTCCGGCCAGGTCACCGAGGCGTTCTGGAACTCCGTGCGCCACGTCCGCCCGCTCGCTGTCGGCCTCAACTGCGCACTGGGCGCGGCCGACCTTCGGCCCTACGTCGCCGAGCTCTCCCGCGTCGCGGACTGCTTCGTCTCGGCCTACCCCAACGCCGGCCTGCCCAACGAGTTCGGGGAGTACGACGAGTCGCCCGACCAGATGGCCGAGGTGCTCGGCGAGTTCGCCTCCTCGGGGCTGGTCAACATCCTCGGCGGCTGCTGCGGCACCACCCCGGAGCACATCGCCGCGATCGAGTCGGCGGCGCGAGCGGGCACGACGCGCACCCTGCCCGTCGTACCTCCGGCGACCCGGACCTCCGGCCTCGAGCCGTTCAACATCACCGGCGACTCGCTGTTCGTCAACGTGGGGGAGCGGACCAACATCACCGGGTCGGCCCGCTTCCGCAACCTGATCAAGGCCGAGGACTACGGGACGGCCCTGCAGGTCGCGCGGCAGCAGGTCGAGTCCGGTGCGCAGGTCATCGACGTCAACATGGACGAGGGCATGATCGACGGCGTCGCGGCCATGGACCGCTTCACCAAGCTCATCGCCACCGAGCCCGACATCAGCAAGGTCCCGCTGATGATCGACTCCTCCAAGTGGGAGGTGATCGAGGCGGGCCTGCGCACCACCCAGGGCAAGTGCATCGTCAACTCGATCTCCCTCAAGGAGGGCGAGGAGAAGTTCCTCGAGCACGCCCGCCTGTGCCGCAAGTACGGCGCCGCGGCGGTCGTCATGGCCTTCGACGAGGACGGCCAGGCCGACTCGTTGCAGCGACGGGTCGAGGTGTGCGAGCGGGCCTACCGCCTGCTCGTCGACAAGGTCGGGTTCGACCCGCGCGACATCGTCTTCGACCCCAACGTGTTCGCGGTCGCGACCGGCATCGAGGAGCACGCCAACTACGGTGTCGACTTCATCGAGGCCGTCCGGTGGATCAAGCAGAACCTCCCCGGCGCGCTGACCTCCGGTGGCATCTCCAACGTCTCGTTCTCGTTCCGCGGCAACAACGCGGTGCGCGAGGCGATCCACGCGGTCTTCCTGTTCCACGCGATCGAGGCGGGCCTCGACATGGGCATCGTCAACGCCGGTGCCCTCGTGGTCTACGACGAGATCGACCCGGAGCTGCGCGACCGCATCGAGGACGTCATCCTCAACCGCCGGCCCGACGCCGCCGAGCGCCTGCTGGAGATCGCCGAGTCCTACCGCTCCGACGGCGCCGAGGCCGAGCAGGCCACCGAGGCCTGGCGCGACCTGCCGGTCGACGAGCGCATCACCCACGCGCTGGTCAAGGGCATCGACGACCACGTCGAGGCCGACACCGAGGAGCTGCGCGCCCTCATCTCCGAGCGTGGTGGCAAGCCGCTCGAGGTGATCGAGGGCCCGCTGATGGACGGCATGAACGTCGTCGGCGACCTCTTCGGCGCCGGCAAGATGTTCCTGCCCCAGGTGGTGAAGTCGGCCCGCGTGATGAAGAAGGCGGTGGCCTACCTCATCCCGTTCATCGAGGCCGAGAAGGACCCCGACGCGCCGGTGAAGGCCAAGGGCAAGATCGTCACCGCGACCGTCAAGGGCGACGTCCACGACATCGGCAAGAACATCGTCGGGGTCGTGCTGCAGTGCAACAACTACGACGTGGTCGACCTCGGCGTCATGGTGCCCGCGCAGAAGATCCTCGAGGCCGCGCGCGAGGAGAAGGCCGACATCATCGGCCTGTCCGGCCTGATCACCCCCTCGCTCGACGAGATGGTCAACGTCGCCACGGAGATGAAGCGGCAGGGCTTCGAGATCCCACTGCTCATCGGCGGCGCGACGACGAGCCGGGCGCACACCGCGGTCAAGATCGACCAGTCGTACGACGGCCCGGTCGTCTGGGTGAAGGACGCCTCCCGGTCGGTGCCGGTGGTCAGCCAGCTGCTGTCCGACGAGCGCCGCGACGCGCTGCTCGCTGACGTCAAGGAGGACTTCGACTCGATCCGGGAGCGCCACGCCAGCCGGCAGAAGCGCCGTCCGCTGACGCCCATCGACAAGGCCCGCGCCAACAAGGCCCAGCTCGACTGGACGACGTACCTCCCGCCGCAGCCCAAGAGCCGCGAGCTGCTGGTCCTCGACCAGGACCTCGCCGAGCTGCGCACCTACATCGACTGGCAGCCGTTCTTCAACGCCTGGGAGATCCGCGGGCGCTTCCCCGACCTGCTCAACGCACCGACGTCCGGCGAGGCCGCACGCCGGCTGTACGACGACGGGCTGGCCATGCTCGACCGGCTCGAGACCTCGGGCATCCTGCGCGCCAACGGGGTGGTCGGCCTCTTCCCGGCCGCCTCCACCGGTGACGACGTCGAGGTCTACGCCGACGACGAGCGCCAGGAGGTGCGTGCCGTGCTGCACCACCTGCGTCAGCAGGGCGAGCAGCGCCACGGGCTCCCGCACCGCTGCCTGGCCGACTTCGTCGCGCCCAAGGGGTCCGGCCTGCACGACCACGTCGGTGGGTTCGCGGTCACCGCGGGCATCGGTTCGTCCGAGGAGGTCGCGCGGCTGCGCACGGAGCTCGACGACTACAACGCGATCCTCCTGGAGTCGCTCGCCGACCGGCTCGCCGAGGCCTTCGCCGAGCGCCTCCACGAGCGCGTGCGCACCGAGGTCTGGGGCTACGCGCCCGACGAGCACCTCGACAACCGCCAGCTCATCAAGGAGGAGTACGCCGGCATCCGGCCGGCGCCCGGCTACCCCGCCTGCCCCGACCACACCGAGAAGGCCACCCTGTGGGAGCTGCTCGACGTGGAGGAGCGGGTCGGCATCCGGCTGACCGAGAGCATGGCGATGTGGCCGGGCGCCTCGGTGAGCGGCTGGTACCTCTCCCACCCCGACTCGCAGTACTTCGTCGTCGGCCGCCTCGGCCCCGACCAGGTCGCCGACTACGCCCGCCGCAAGGGGTGGACGCTCAAGGAGGCCGAGCGGTGGCTCGCCCCCAACCTCGGCTACGAGCCCGAGGACTGA
- a CDS encoding PAC2 family protein gives MIEIEPVGPLRDPVLVAAFEGWNDAADAASGVVDHLLSVWESTLVAVMDPEDFYDFQMNRPLIETDEHGHRRITWPSTQLSVVSPPGSLRDVILLRGIEPNMRWRQFCAELLAAADELEVSHVVTFGALLADSPHTRPIPISGSSTEPGIQDRLGLEPSHYEGPTGIVGVFQDACIRTDMPATSFWAAVPHYVAQPPCPKATLALLGQLEELLEIPIPLGDLQEESRAWERGVTELAEEDAEIGEYVRALEESRDTADLPEASGESIAREFERFLRRQDPPAGS, from the coding sequence GTGATCGAGATCGAGCCGGTGGGCCCGCTGCGCGACCCCGTCCTGGTCGCCGCCTTCGAGGGGTGGAACGACGCCGCCGACGCCGCGTCGGGGGTCGTCGACCACCTCCTGTCGGTCTGGGAGAGCACGCTCGTCGCGGTGATGGACCCCGAGGACTTCTACGACTTCCAGATGAACCGCCCGCTCATCGAGACCGACGAGCACGGCCACCGCCGGATCACCTGGCCCTCGACCCAGCTGTCCGTCGTGTCTCCCCCGGGCTCCCTGCGTGACGTGATCCTGCTGCGCGGGATCGAGCCCAACATGCGCTGGCGGCAGTTCTGCGCCGAGCTGCTGGCCGCGGCCGACGAGCTCGAGGTCAGCCACGTGGTGACCTTCGGTGCCCTGCTCGCCGACAGCCCGCACACGCGGCCCATCCCGATCTCCGGCAGCTCCACCGAGCCGGGGATCCAGGACCGGCTGGGCCTCGAGCCCTCCCACTACGAGGGCCCGACCGGCATCGTCGGGGTCTTCCAGGACGCCTGCATCCGCACCGACATGCCGGCCACGTCGTTCTGGGCGGCGGTCCCCCACTACGTCGCCCAGCCACCCTGCCCCAAGGCCACGCTCGCCCTGCTCGGCCAGCTCGAGGAGCTGCTCGAGATCCCGATCCCGCTGGGCGACCTGCAGGAGGAGTCGCGGGCCTGGGAGCGCGGGGTCACCGAGCTCGCCGAGGAGGACGCCGAGATCGGGGAGTACGTCCGCGCCCTCGAGGAGTCCCGTGACACCGCCGACCTGCCCGAGGCCAGCGGTGAGTCCATCGCCCGTGAGTTCGAGCGCTTCCTCCGCCGCCAGGACCCCCCGGCCGGCAGCTGA
- the mshC gene encoding cysteine--1-D-myo-inosityl 2-amino-2-deoxy-alpha-D-glucopyranoside ligase — protein sequence MRAWKGTDVPSLERHGRSPTLQLFDTQRRALRPSTTARDEARIYVCGITPYDATHLGHAATYLAFDLVVRAWRDMGLQVRYVQNVTDVDDPLLERAERDGEDWRDVADREIERFRGDMEALRILPPAEYLGAVETIPLVVELVQQLQHLGHAYQVDDDWYFDVHADPAFGQLAKLTDAEMLETFGERGGDPDRPGKRHALDCLLWRAERPGEPAWDTPLGRGRPGWHIECSAIALSTLGEHFDVQGGGNDLVFPHHEMSASEAQAAFPGLLFARNYVHTGMVGYEGEKMSKSLGNLVFVSRLREQGVDPMVLRLALLAHHYRSDWEWHDDDLAEAEKRLAAWRAQLGSTTQVQANQLVVSVRQALAGDLDTPRAIKLLDDWAEGWYPGDGSGAETVRELIDARLGILL from the coding sequence ATGCGGGCTTGGAAGGGCACGGACGTGCCGTCGTTGGAGCGACACGGGCGTTCCCCGACCCTCCAGCTCTTCGACACCCAGCGTCGCGCGCTCCGCCCCTCGACCACGGCGAGGGACGAGGCGCGCATCTACGTCTGCGGCATCACGCCCTACGACGCCACCCACCTCGGGCACGCCGCGACCTACCTCGCCTTCGACCTCGTGGTCCGTGCCTGGCGCGACATGGGCCTGCAGGTGCGCTACGTCCAGAACGTCACCGACGTCGACGACCCGCTGCTCGAGCGCGCCGAGCGTGACGGCGAGGACTGGCGCGACGTCGCCGACCGCGAGATCGAGCGGTTCCGCGGCGACATGGAGGCGCTGCGCATCCTCCCGCCGGCGGAGTACCTCGGCGCCGTCGAGACGATCCCCCTCGTGGTCGAGCTCGTCCAGCAGCTGCAGCACCTCGGCCACGCCTACCAGGTCGACGACGACTGGTACTTCGACGTGCACGCCGACCCGGCCTTCGGCCAGCTCGCCAAGCTCACCGACGCCGAGATGCTCGAGACCTTCGGCGAGCGGGGCGGCGACCCCGACCGCCCCGGCAAGCGCCACGCCCTCGACTGCCTGCTCTGGCGCGCCGAGCGGCCCGGCGAGCCCGCCTGGGACACCCCGCTCGGCCGTGGCCGACCGGGCTGGCACATCGAGTGCAGCGCCATCGCGCTCAGCACCCTGGGGGAGCACTTCGACGTCCAGGGCGGCGGCAACGACCTGGTCTTCCCGCACCACGAGATGAGCGCCTCCGAGGCGCAGGCGGCGTTCCCCGGCCTGCTCTTCGCCCGCAACTACGTGCACACCGGGATGGTCGGCTACGAGGGCGAGAAGATGTCCAAGTCGCTGGGCAACCTGGTCTTCGTCTCCCGGCTGCGCGAGCAGGGCGTCGACCCGATGGTGCTGCGCCTGGCGCTGCTCGCCCACCACTACCGCTCCGACTGGGAGTGGCACGACGACGACCTGGCCGAGGCCGAGAAGCGGCTCGCCGCGTGGCGGGCCCAGCTGGGCTCCACCACCCAGGTCCAGGCCAACCAGCTCGTCGTCTCGGTCCGCCAGGCGCTGGCCGGTGACCTCGACACCCCCCGGGCGATCAAGCTGCTCGACGACTGGGCCGAGGGGTGGTACCCCGGCGACGGCTCCGGGGCCGAGACCGTCCGCGAGCTCATCGACGCCCGCCTCGGCATCCTCCTCTGA
- a CDS encoding SCO1664 family protein: protein MTSPSTDRALAEGDLELRGRILPASNAAFLADAVLGEVSVACIYKPVAGERPLWDFPDGTLAGRERAAYLVSDALGWDVVPLTLLRDGPHGPGMVQQWQEPAEPRPGVPDPVDLCPRGRVPAGFLHVLDAEDGAGNDVSLIHEDSRPMRRMAAFDVLVNNADRKGGHVLAMGDGHRYGVDHGVCFHVENKLRTVLWGWAGQALDDDVESGVRRVLAALREPDGLRDRLADLLTAAEVVVLERRAERLLRAGSMPVPGRGWPSIPWPAF, encoded by the coding sequence TTGACCTCGCCGTCGACCGACCGCGCCCTCGCCGAGGGTGACCTGGAGCTCCGCGGGCGCATCCTGCCCGCCTCCAACGCCGCCTTCCTCGCCGACGCGGTGCTGGGTGAGGTGTCCGTCGCCTGCATCTACAAGCCGGTGGCGGGGGAGCGGCCGCTGTGGGACTTCCCGGACGGCACGCTCGCCGGGCGCGAGCGGGCGGCCTACCTCGTCTCCGACGCCCTCGGCTGGGACGTCGTGCCGCTGACGCTGCTGCGCGACGGGCCCCACGGTCCGGGGATGGTCCAGCAGTGGCAGGAGCCCGCCGAGCCCAGGCCGGGCGTGCCCGACCCGGTCGACCTGTGCCCCCGGGGGCGGGTCCCGGCCGGCTTCCTGCACGTCCTCGACGCCGAGGACGGCGCCGGCAACGACGTCTCGCTGATCCACGAGGACTCCCGCCCGATGCGGCGCATGGCCGCCTTCGACGTGCTGGTCAACAACGCGGACCGCAAGGGGGGCCACGTCCTGGCGATGGGCGACGGCCACCGCTACGGCGTCGACCACGGGGTGTGCTTCCACGTCGAGAACAAGCTGCGCACCGTCCTGTGGGGCTGGGCCGGCCAGGCGCTGGACGACGACGTGGAGTCCGGCGTACGCCGTGTGCTGGCGGCCCTGCGCGAGCCCGACGGGCTGCGCGACCGGCTCGCCGACCTGCTCACCGCGGCCGAGGTCGTGGTCCTCGAACGACGTGCGGAGCGGCTGCTGCGGGCAGGCTCGATGCCCGTCCCGGGACGCGGCTGGCCGTCGATCCCGTGGCCCGCGTTCTGA
- a CDS encoding DUF3090 domain-containing protein, with protein sequence MEHRFDPPDRFVAGTVGEPGQRTFFIQARAQGRLVSIALEKQQVQLLAERIEAMLDDLLQTLTGASDEQIVPALTPEDSVDREPLDTPIEEEFRAGTMTLAWDDDAQRVIVEVFAIEEDVAGPEDLVDPETEREVVVVVLPPTAARAFCERAKVVVSAGRPSCDFCGNPLDPDGHLCPRMNGFRRR encoded by the coding sequence ATGGAGCACCGCTTCGACCCACCTGACCGCTTCGTCGCCGGCACCGTCGGCGAGCCGGGGCAGCGCACGTTCTTCATCCAGGCGCGCGCCCAGGGACGGCTGGTGAGCATCGCGCTGGAGAAGCAGCAGGTGCAGCTGCTCGCCGAGCGCATCGAGGCGATGCTCGACGACCTGCTGCAGACCCTGACCGGTGCCTCCGACGAGCAGATCGTCCCGGCGCTGACCCCCGAGGACTCGGTCGACCGCGAGCCCCTGGACACCCCGATCGAGGAGGAGTTCCGGGCCGGCACGATGACGCTGGCCTGGGACGACGACGCCCAGCGGGTGATCGTCGAGGTGTTCGCGATCGAGGAGGACGTCGCGGGGCCCGAGGACCTGGTCGATCCCGAGACCGAGCGCGAGGTCGTGGTCGTCGTCCTGCCGCCCACGGCGGCGCGGGCGTTCTGCGAGCGCGCCAAGGTCGTGGTCTCGGCGGGGCGGCCTAGCTGCGACTTCTGCGGCAACCCGCTCGACCCCGACGGCCACCTGTGCCCGCGCATGAACGGCTTCCGTCGCCGTTGA
- a CDS encoding histidine phosphatase family protein: MATVVLLRHGRSTANTAHVLAGRTKGVHLDDTGRGQAERAAERLAGTRVARIVTSPLERCRETARPLARAHPDVPLSSDRGLVEVDYGEWTNRALKDLAKEKLWRVVQAQPSAATFPEGEGLAAMSARVVSAVRRLDAEVEAEHGPGAVWVAVSHGDPIKAVLADALGMHLDAFQRIHVEPASISVVRYTPERPFVLMSNTTAGDLAGLTPPQKKGRTPARRSSDAVVGGGA; encoded by the coding sequence ATGGCTACGGTCGTCCTTCTGCGCCACGGGCGCAGCACCGCCAACACCGCCCACGTCCTCGCCGGACGCACCAAGGGGGTCCACCTCGACGACACCGGACGCGGGCAGGCCGAGCGGGCCGCCGAGCGGCTCGCCGGCACGCGCGTCGCGCGGATCGTCACCAGCCCCCTGGAGCGGTGCCGGGAGACCGCCCGGCCGCTGGCCAGGGCGCACCCCGACGTGCCCCTGTCCAGCGACCGGGGCCTCGTCGAGGTCGACTACGGCGAGTGGACCAACCGGGCCCTCAAGGACCTGGCCAAGGAGAAGCTCTGGCGCGTCGTCCAGGCCCAGCCGTCGGCAGCCACGTTCCCCGAGGGCGAGGGGCTCGCGGCGATGTCCGCCCGCGTGGTCTCCGCCGTGCGCCGGCTGGACGCGGAGGTCGAGGCCGAGCACGGCCCGGGGGCGGTCTGGGTCGCGGTGAGCCACGGCGACCCGATCAAGGCGGTGCTCGCCGACGCGCTGGGGATGCACCTCGACGCCTTCCAGCGCATCCACGTGGAGCCCGCCTCGATCTCGGTGGTCCGCTACACCCCCGAGCGGCCCTTCGTGCTGATGAGCAACACCACGGCGGGTGACCTGGCCGGGCTCACCCCGCCGCAGAAGAAGGGCCGCACGCCGGCCCGCCGCTCCTCCGACGCCGTCGTCGGCGGCGGTGCGTGA
- a CDS encoding magnesium and cobalt transport protein CorA gives MIVDCAWYRDCKRRAVDVTPGLLERIREEPAETRGFVWVGLHEPSQDEMQLMQNVFDLHPLAVEDAMSNRQRPKVEPYSDMLFMVLKTLWYVDERDEVETGQVAIFLGPDFVVTVRQGAGVQLGSIRHDLEQRDDLLTHGPTAVAYSVCDRIVDGYEDVAAELEVDVDEVEESVFSPGRTRDSQRIYVLKREVAEARRAVHPLRVPMGRFASASYAFLHEDSAPFWRDIADHVVRVDEAVETLDQLLSTAFDAHLARISVDQNEDMRKISAWVAIAGVMTLVAGVYGMNFQHMPELGWHFGYAYALGLMAGLSAILYRIFKKSGWL, from the coding sequence ATGATCGTGGACTGCGCGTGGTACCGCGACTGCAAGCGCCGCGCGGTGGACGTGACCCCGGGGCTCCTCGAGCGCATCCGCGAGGAGCCCGCCGAGACCCGCGGCTTCGTCTGGGTCGGGCTGCACGAGCCGTCGCAGGACGAGATGCAGCTGATGCAGAACGTCTTCGACCTCCACCCCCTCGCGGTCGAGGACGCGATGTCCAACCGGCAGCGGCCCAAGGTCGAGCCCTACTCCGACATGCTCTTCATGGTCCTCAAGACCCTTTGGTACGTCGACGAGCGCGACGAGGTCGAGACCGGCCAGGTGGCGATCTTCCTCGGCCCGGACTTCGTGGTCACCGTCCGCCAGGGCGCCGGTGTCCAGCTCGGCAGCATCCGCCACGACCTCGAGCAGCGCGACGACCTGCTCACCCACGGGCCGACCGCGGTGGCGTACTCGGTCTGCGACCGGATCGTCGACGGCTACGAGGACGTCGCGGCCGAGCTGGAGGTCGACGTCGACGAGGTCGAGGAGTCGGTGTTCTCCCCCGGGCGCACCCGTGACTCCCAGCGCATCTACGTCCTGAAGCGGGAGGTCGCCGAGGCTCGTCGGGCGGTCCACCCGCTGCGGGTCCCGATGGGTCGCTTCGCGTCGGCGTCGTACGCCTTCCTGCACGAGGACTCCGCGCCCTTCTGGCGCGACATCGCCGACCACGTGGTCCGTGTGGACGAGGCGGTCGAGACCCTCGACCAGCTGCTGTCGACGGCGTTCGACGCGCACCTCGCGCGGATCTCGGTCGACCAGAACGAGGACATGCGCAAGATCTCGGCCTGGGTCGCGATCGCCGGTGTGATGACGCTGGTGGCCGGCGTCTACGGGATGAACTTCCAGCACATGCCCGAGCTCGGCTGGCACTTCGGCTACGCCTACGCGCTCGGCCTCATGGCGGGGCTCTCGGCGATCCTCTACCGGATCTTCAAGAAGTCCGGGTGGCTCTAG
- a CDS encoding undecaprenyl-diphosphate phosphatase translates to MQDYLEAIVLGLIQGLTEFLPISSSAHLRIFPDLFGWGDPGAAFTAIIQIGTEVAVLLYFAKDIWRIASAWLRSLVQPAWRGHQDARMGWYVIIGSLPIVVLGVLLKDVIEKDFRSLWIIGTTLIVLGIVLGIADRVGRTERTTESLTLPHAVLYGAAQALALIPGVSRSGATISMGRFLGYDREAATRFAFLLAIPAVIGAGVFELLDVLQCDGSSTDTCANAYGGGPTLVATIVSFVVGYSVIAWLLRYVTTHSYTPFVVYRIALGAATLLLAWAGVLTVGG, encoded by the coding sequence GTGCAGGACTACCTCGAGGCGATCGTGCTCGGCCTGATCCAGGGGCTGACGGAGTTCCTCCCGATCTCCAGCAGCGCCCACCTGCGGATCTTCCCCGACCTGTTCGGCTGGGGCGACCCGGGCGCGGCGTTCACCGCGATCATCCAGATCGGCACCGAGGTCGCGGTCCTCCTCTACTTCGCCAAGGACATCTGGCGCATCGCCTCGGCGTGGCTGCGCTCGCTGGTCCAGCCGGCGTGGCGCGGCCACCAGGACGCCCGCATGGGGTGGTACGTCATCATCGGCTCCCTGCCGATCGTGGTCCTCGGCGTGCTGCTCAAGGACGTCATCGAGAAGGACTTCCGCAGCCTGTGGATCATCGGCACGACGCTGATCGTGCTGGGCATCGTGCTGGGCATCGCCGACCGCGTCGGCCGCACCGAGCGCACGACGGAGTCGCTCACGCTCCCGCACGCGGTGCTCTACGGCGCCGCGCAGGCCCTCGCGCTCATCCCGGGCGTCTCGCGCTCGGGCGCCACGATCAGCATGGGCCGCTTCCTCGGCTACGACCGCGAGGCGGCCACCCGCTTCGCGTTCCTGCTGGCGATCCCCGCGGTCATCGGGGCCGGCGTCTTCGAGCTGCTCGACGTGCTCCAGTGCGACGGGTCCTCCACCGACACCTGCGCCAACGCCTACGGCGGCGGCCCGACCCTGGTCGCGACGATCGTCTCCTTCGTGGTCGGCTACAGCGTGATCGCGTGGCTGCTGCGCTACGTCACCACGCACTCCTACACACCGTTCGTGGTCTACCGCATCGCCCTCGGTGCGGCCACGCTGCTCCTCGCCTGGGCGGGCGTCCTCACCGTCGGCGGCTGA
- a CDS encoding aldo/keto reductase gives MQQRHLGRTGLTVSRLGLGTLTWGRDTDEHEARDQLKAFVEVGGTLLDTAAGYGDGASEELLGSLLGDVVDRDDVVLATKAGVQRTRGARQVNVSRGHLLRTLDASLRRLGTDHVDLWQVHAWSDETPWEETLAAVDTAVSSGRAAYAGVSNYSAWQMAQAATWQSAVPGRAPIASNQVEVSLLNRGAETELLPGAQAMGVGVLAWSPLGRGVLTGKYRSGTPADSRAASPHFTNFVGAYLDPRCTRIVEAVARAADGLQWSPLEVSLAWVRDLPGVTSAIVGARTAAQLRGSLTVEECTLPTEIRRALDDVSSGVASDDR, from the coding sequence ATGCAGCAGCGCCACCTCGGCCGCACGGGGCTGACCGTCTCCCGGCTCGGTCTGGGCACCCTGACCTGGGGGCGCGACACCGACGAGCACGAGGCCCGCGACCAGCTCAAGGCGTTCGTGGAGGTGGGCGGGACCCTGCTCGACACCGCGGCGGGCTACGGCGACGGCGCCTCGGAGGAGCTGCTCGGCTCGCTGCTCGGCGACGTCGTCGACCGCGACGACGTCGTGCTCGCGACCAAGGCCGGTGTGCAGCGCACGCGCGGCGCGCGCCAGGTCAACGTCTCCCGCGGCCACCTCCTGCGCACCCTCGACGCCTCCCTGCGGCGTCTGGGCACCGACCACGTCGACCTGTGGCAGGTCCACGCCTGGTCCGACGAGACGCCCTGGGAGGAGACGCTCGCCGCCGTCGACACCGCGGTGTCCTCGGGCCGTGCGGCCTACGCCGGGGTCTCCAACTACTCCGCCTGGCAGATGGCGCAGGCGGCGACCTGGCAGTCGGCCGTGCCGGGCCGCGCTCCGATCGCCTCCAACCAGGTCGAGGTCTCGCTGCTCAACCGGGGCGCCGAGACCGAGCTGCTGCCCGGGGCGCAGGCGATGGGCGTCGGGGTGCTGGCCTGGTCGCCGCTGGGCCGGGGGGTCCTGACCGGCAAGTACCGCTCCGGCACTCCTGCGGACTCCCGGGCCGCCTCCCCGCACTTCACCAACTTCGTCGGCGCCTACCTCGACCCGCGCTGCACCCGCATCGTCGAGGCGGTCGCCCGCGCGGCCGACGGCCTGCAGTGGTCCCCGCTCGAGGTCTCCCTCGCCTGGGTGCGCGACCTGCCCGGCGTCACCTCGGCGATCGTGGGCGCGCGCACCGCGGCCCAGCTGCGCGGCTCGCTGACCGTCGAGGAGTGCACCCTGCCGACCGAGATCCGCCGGGCGCTGGACGACGTCTCGTCCGGGGTGGCCTCAGACGACCGCTGA